A genomic segment from Torulaspora delbrueckii CBS 1146 chromosome 3, complete genome encodes:
- the ASA1 gene encoding Asa1p (similar to Saccharomyces cerevisiae YPR085C; ancestral locus Anc_3.391), producing the protein MMANHKDDIGLPDCSLRYHKSEVTSLIFVTWPLRSQTPILISGDAGGVLVCWDPVTRRPIFTFNRNLESRVVAIQDLEDGLIAVLFKDHKLRFLQLPNKSLQSTNSKGCDTNELAAPELNEIYKIPVNTLNFANFLLQKIGERSYRLVCTNTQDSEAIDIYTFNLSDMHSLKRIYKGVNFSGIIEKIPNEPPASKADKLGIVMKFIERDGDIYCGLESGYVIGFRLHNNAESNEDNISSSFNFIEIVYVSSAHYPNPVLDLSLDTSNGDILSTSTADQIGIHRNFQLKPNVKEKFISDDSGFIKAPVDMTIACTIFQQMPMSKLSHIVPLNDCLLISSWTGRTLIIRANEVLAKISKSKSSVMVSESSQGSFQGENDTKKIEEPDKVSSLAGYPSPAGQAELGHESDIKIRPGQRRRIKNFLEKSWCVIGYEDGSIAFHQIYLDQRVI; encoded by the coding sequence ATGATGGCGAACCACAAGGATGACATTGGATTGCCAGACTGCTCTCTAAGGTACCACAAGTCGGAAGTAACCTCTTTGATATTCGTTACTTGGCCGCTGAGGTCTCAAACGCCAATTCTCATATCGGGCGATGCCGGTGGTGTTCTGGTATGTTGGGATCCAGTCACTAGACGACCAATCTTCACGTTCAACCGTAATTTAGAATCACGAGTCGTGGCCATTCAAGATTTAGAAGATGGATTGATAGCTGTCCTCTTCAAGGATCATAAGCTGCGCTTTCTCCAGTTGCCGAATAAAAGCCTTCAAAGTACAAACAGTAAGGGCTGTGATACCAACGAACTGGCAGCACCAGAACTGAATGAGATCTACAAAATTCCCGTGAATACGCTGAACTTTGCGAACTTTCTATTACAGAAGATAGGCGAGCGCTCCTACCGACTAGTTTGTACCAACACACAGGATTCTGAAGCAATCGATATTTACACTTTCAACTTATCTGATATGCATTCATTAAAGAGAATATATAAAGGCGTGAATTTTAGTGGTATTATCGAAAAGATCCCTAATGAACCGCCAGCTTCTAAAGCTGATAAGCTAGGAATTGTTATGAAGTTCATTGAACGCGACGGTGACATTTACTGTGGACTTGAGAGCGGTTATGTCATTGGATTTAGACTGCACAATAATGCGGAAAGCAATGAAGATAATATCTCCTCCTCCtttaatttcatcgaaatcGTGTATGTTTCTTCAGCGCACTATCCAAATCCAGTCCTTGATCTTTCGTTGGATACTTCGAACGGAGATATCCTTAGTACTTCCACAGCTGACCAGATAGGGATTCATCGCAACTTCCAGTTGAAACCAAAtgttaaagaaaaattcatcagcGATGACTCTGGATTTATCAAAGCTCCGGTTGATATGACGATTGCTTGCACAATATTTCAGCAAATGCCCATGTCAAAATTGAGTCACATTGTGCCACTCAATGACTGCTTACTAATTAGTTCTTGGACTGGTCGAACATTAATTATTAGAGCCAATGAAGTGTTGGCAAAAATCTCGAAATCAAAATCGTCTGTAATGGTCAGTGAGTCCTCTCAAGGTAGTTTCCAAGGTGAAAATGACACAAAAAAGATAGAAGAACCTGACAAAGTCTCTTCGTTAGCGGGTTATCCTTCACCAGCAGGTCAAGCGGAATTAGGACATGAGTCCGACATAAAGATTCGTCCAGGACAAAGACGTAGGATAAAgaactttcttgaaaagtcATGGTGCGTGATAGGATATGAAGATGGTTCGATTGCCTTCCACCAAATTTACCTCGACCAGCGGGTGATTTGA
- the SHE3 gene encoding She3p (similar to Saccharomyces cerevisiae SHE3 (YBR130C); ancestral locus Anc_3.393), with protein sequence MAGDNGTFEGTSSVSGSPAARSVLQSPSRAHITRSPAISPAKLAPNHAIFMANIDSSPTKRKEELCNGNSSSSTKVIENLHEQIDTLTNTNLQLTVQSHSLLDKLETAQQRESKLLENTASLKHENENIASMLNRKSRKLRDVEDDYEKLKKIYDELSCEKSELEKKFQSTSDKEKSLEQQVEMVRVQYDALVDSQDYYKEHYSSEVRKLKEQLGSLKKEQHSQLERHSADMDLLSEKLSEFDVKSDNIQQLEKDRLTHLEGKCDDMVNQLDLNAWVNLYKESARTLLDYAEKMNITLPQQFHQLTQDPDLAALDAETNQSTLSPMIPLKISKVRSNRAATSPNSNTLSTSTHAKRSSFYGSATQFPTSASGALPGVKRSSSRRTNSGKSDKTNSSADSSPVLRQVARNASSPSPRMGSASSFRRN encoded by the coding sequence ATGGCAGGAGATAATGGCACTTTTGAAGGCACTTCGAGCGTTTCTGGGAGCCCTGCGGCCCGATCGGTATTGCAATCGCCATCGAGGGCACACATAACTAGGAGTCCAGCAATATCACCAGCCAAATTGGCACCCAATCACGCCATTTTCATGGCCAACATTGATAGCTCACCGACAAAGAGAAAGGAGGAGTTGTGTAACGGCAATAGTTCGTCATCCACGAAAGTAATAGAAAATTTACACGAACAGATTGATACCCTAACCAACACGAATCTTCAGCTCACAGTGCAATCGCATAGTTTGCTGGACAAGCTCGAGACAGCACAGCAGAGGGAATCAAAATTGCTCGAGAATACAGCATCACTAAAGCATGAAAACGAAAATATTGCCTCCATGCTCAACAGGAAGTCCAGAAAGTTGAGAGATGTGGAAGATGActatgaaaaattgaagaagatttatGATGAGCTCTCATGCGAGAAGTCTGAACTGGAAAAGAAGTTTCAAAGCACATCAGATAAGgaaaaatctcttgaacaGCAGGTAGAAATGGTTCGAGTGCAATACGACGCCTTGGTGGATTCACAGGATTACTATAAGGAACATTATAGTTCTGAAGTTAGAAAACTCAAGGAACAATTAGggtcattgaagaaagagcagCATTCCCAACTAGAGCGCCATAGTGCAGATATGGATCTTTTAAGTGAAAAGTTGTCAGAGTTCGATGTCAAATCAGATAACATCCAACAACTGGAAAAGGACCGTTTGACGCATTTGGAAGGTAAATGTGATGATATGGTCAATCAATTAGATTTAAACGCTTGGGTGAACCTATACAAGGAAAGCGCCAGAACGCTCTTGGATTatgctgaaaagatgaatatCACTCTTCCACAACAGTTCCACCAGCTCACACAGGATCCAGACTTAGCTGCTTTAGATGCTGAGACTAATCAATCGACTTTGTCACCTATGATACCATTAAAGATATCCAAGGTAAGAAGTAACAGAGCTGCGACTTCACCAAACTCAAATACCCTCTCCACCTCTACGCATGCTAAAAGAAGCAGCTTCTACGGCTCGGCAACACAATTTCCGACATCTGCATCTGGGGCACTGCCAGGTGTCAAGAGGTCTTCATCAAGGCGTACAAATAGCGGCAAGTCTGATAAAACTAATTCTTCAGCAGATTCATCACCCGTCTTACGCCAAGTCGCACGAAATGCATCCTCACCCTCCCCTAGGATGGGTTCAGCATCTTCATTTCGAAGGAACTAG